The following is a genomic window from Sphingobacterium spiritivorum.
TGAAAATGTATAGCTTCTGTTAACAGATCATTGCCCTGCTTTCCTATACTCAACATATCCTGTGTAAAAAATGTACGGATCTGCGCCGGAAATCCATTTTTATCCAGTGAAATAGATCTTCCCAGCAGACTGATCTCATTACCTTCTATCTGTAATGGGATATAAGGAGCAATCACAGTACTTTCCTGCGCTAAGGTCGAATTCAGCCAGTTGAGACGTGTCAGCTTCCACGGCTCGTCATATCCCTGATTGACAGCAGAGTGATCCGACACCTCCAGACGGACAGGAATATCCCTTGCCGCGGCATTAACCGGTTTGATGGTGATTATACCTTCGTATACAGCACTTACCGTCTCTTTAGGAACGTCAATCCCGCACCACAGCGCCTGTACTTTTTGCTTTGGAACAGTTATATTAAACTTAACATGTTGTCCGGTATAACTTACCCCATCTGTGTTGATACAATTGATACGCCCGGAAGCTATTGTATTTCCGTTTTTACTCTTTAAGTCTGAAAATGAAATTTTGATATCCTGCAAATCCTGCTTATCAGAATAGAGTCCCAACTGGAAAGCCAGCAATTCCCCTTTATCTGAGCTGATGCGGAGCGTTTGTCCTTCCACATTGCCGGTTGTCCATCGCTGAGGAAGATTATCAGACATTTTGATCTCATGATTCCGGTCTTCCGGAAAAACAAAGTAACTGGATTTGCGGTGTTTTTTGAGAAATGCGGTTTGTTCCTGCGGTGTAGAGATCACATCCATGGCATCATTCTGATTGAACGTATCTACGGCCTCGAGACGAACCAGTTTTGCATATGCCTTTACTGTTTTATCCAATGTGTTTGTTCCTTTCTCCTGCTTCAAATAGGCTACATCCGGATAGTTTTCACTTCTCCCGACCAATTTATAAGGTAAAAAGTAGACATAGTAAATTCCTTTACCTGAACGGGGTTCAAATTGAAATTCTCCGGAAACAGCGGATATATTACCGTAATGGGAAGGCGAAAAGACTTGTTGTGTCGCACTGTCTACAAGGATTATTTTCTGGTCTGAGCGTACATTACGATTACGCCAAGGAATACTCACTGTGACCTGCTTTGATACGGATTCTACACGCAATACTGCTCGTTGTGTACCGAGTTCGTCCGCATTCCACAATGGTTTTTGTGGAGGATATTCATGCTGGGCATATACATGTAATGCCGTCAGCATACACAAGCTGCTGAGGAATGTAATTGGTTTAATCATCTGTAGTGTTATTATTGCTCTACAAATTAAAGTATTGTTTCTTTTCAACACGTATGCTGAAGCAATAATATAGATTACGCAAACCTTTGAGTAACAGCATTTATACACGAAACCTCTGCTACCCTACCTTCTGCTGTCTTCAACAGAATAAAATAAATCTGATCTATTTTATTCCGTTAAAAGCATCCGGAAGATTCCGGCTGAGGTCAATCAGATATCCGTTGACAATAGCATATTTCAATTCATTATCTTTCTTCAGAAAAAATGTAGCTTCCTGACCGAGTGACAGTCCTGTTGCATGACGTTGCTCTGTAGGCTGATGTACTATTCTGACCGGCAGCCGAATTGCTTTTTGCTGCTCCTGCTCCCTTACAATTACAGTGGAATACCCTTGCTTTAGCAGACCAAAAATCACATCAGCTGTAAGTTCGCTGTAGTGGCGGAATGTTGTAGGATAGATCTGTCCATAAGAAAGCGTCAGCCCCGTGGCATCCAGATCGTCATATCCGTAGAATTCTTTCAGGTCACCCAGATCTTCAATATATCCTTTGCTGTAATAATCATCTCCTGAGGTAATCTCGTCACGACGGATTGCAATATCTACCTGCAGGGGCAATCCAGCTGACACTGTACTTACATTTCGGAGCACGACATCGTGCAGTTGTGACGCATTAAATGGAATACGTTCATAATCTTTTATGTCGTATTGTTCATAAGATCCCTGTGCGATCTGCACCAAGGCATTCAGTATAATTGCAAAATTCAGCTTACGGATTTCCTGTTTTTCGGGATCACCTTTAAAGGCTCCGGACTCAATCAGGACTGTACTGGCTCCCCATTTTTGAAAATTATCGCCAAAAGCTCTGGGCGAATGTTCATCATCATATTTAGCTACTGCTCCGGGAATATAGTTCTGGAGCAGTTTCTCCATCCCAACAATAATTTTCATTGCATTGCCTCTCACCTCATTGATATCGCGTTCCATATTATAGGCCGGAGCCAGTAAAGAAATGGTCACAGGTGTCTGCGTACCCGGAACATTATAATAAATATTCTGATCATGCAGATTGAAACCATATTGTGGTTTCAGGCTTTCTGCACGTGCACGCAACAACTTTCCTTCCGGTGTCGCAGTATTGCGGGCATCGCGGTTGAGGTCTATCTTCTGCGCATTGCGTCGGGTATAACGTTCTGCTCCGTCCGGATTGAGCATAGGAATAAAGTGAATAGAAAGATGCTCCCGTAGTAGTGTCCGCACTCCTTCAAAATCATCTTCTTTCCCTTCCAGAAAATTAAAAAGATCAAACAGCGCCATGGTCGCCGTAGGCTCATCTCCATGCATCTGTGACCACAGCATCACGACCTTTTTACCGGTTCCGTAGCGAAGTTCATAGATACTACGCTGCTCTACTGATGATCCGATCTGCTGCACATCCAGTGCATGTTGCTGCTGATGACGCAGGATGAGTTGTTGTACATCGGCATGCTTGAAGCGGCGATGTTTAAGAGCAGATTCTTTATAGGCCATGTGAGCCTTATCTAATTGCGTTTTGCTCAATACCAGTGACTGAGAAAACGAATCTTTTCCAATAAGCATAAGTAAACAGATAATTAAGAGCTTATTCATTTAATCTTTCAAAGCAGGTTGTATTAATTCTATAGTGCCTTTATCCGCATCTATCCGGACTGCTGCCCCGACAGGCAGTATATACTGATCCGCAATGTGACCGATCATGGCACCGCTGTATGCCGGTATCCCCAGGGGCTTGATATAATCGTTCATAACCTGTTGCAGTGTGAGTGAACCATAGCCTCCGGAAGGGCCGCAGCCGGTACACTTACCAAACACAAAACCTTTGATTACAGCTAATATTCCGGACAGTTTCAGCTGACAGAACATCCGGTCTACACGTTCTACTTTTTCATCTACCTCTTCCAGAAACAAAATAGCGTCTTTAAAGTCCGGCAGATAGGGTGTTCCACAAAGTCCTGTAAGTACTGTCATATTTCCGCCCAGCAGTATGCCTTCTGCTTTCCCCGGATGAAGTGTCGTGATCCGCTCTTTATACTGAACGATGTGATCGCCCTTATCAGTAGGATTGGTAAACAAGGGAAGCTTATTCTCCAGGAACTGACTTTCAAATGCCCGTGCGACTTTGTTGGTCCAGGTGCTGATCCCCACCGCTCCGTGGAAACCGATCATTCCGGTCTTGCTGTAAAGCGCAAGCAGTAAAGCTGTAATATCGCTGTAACCTAGTAATATCTTAGGATTATGGCCAATCAGCTTATAATCCAGACGGTCCAGAAGCCGTGATGTACCTGTGCCACCCCGCACGCAGACAATTGCTTTTACCTGCCGGTCTCCAAACATGGTATGAATATCGGCTATGCGTTCTTCATCTGTACCGGCCAATTGTCCGTATCGGCTACGAATGTGTGCACCTTCCTTTACGTTGAAACCCAGTGTCTGAAAGATTTCTCTGGCTATACTGATCGATTCTTCATCGTCCAGAACACCTGCAGGAGCTATCAGGCCGATTGTATCTCCTTTTTTTAACTTCTGAGCTAACAGTTGCCCTTGTTTGACCCAGACTGCTGCCTTCTCGCTGTCGCGCGCGAATCCAGTAAGAGGAACTGCCGCAGCAGCCCATGTAATCGATTTGATAAAATCTCTTTTGTTCATCGTATAGGTAGATTTAGGTAAGACTTAGCGACTGAACAGCAAGCGTTGTCCTGCTCCGTATTCAATAAGTGAACCACCTGTATAAGCCAATTGTCCGGAGACAATCGTATGTTCGATAGTAGAGGTAAAAGTATGTCCTTCAAACGGTGACCAGCCACATTTAGACAGGATATTGGATTTTGAAACGGTATACGGTTTATGGAGATCTACCAGTACCAGATCGGCCCAGTATCCTTCACGGATAAATCCACGGTCTTCGATCTGAAAACAGATCGCCGTATTATGTGCAGATTTCTGTACCAGTTGTTCCAGCGTCATTCTTCCCTGGCTGACCATATCCAGCAGAGCCTGCAGTGCATGCTGCACTAAAGGTCCTCCTGACGGAGCGGTATGATAAGGCTGTGATTTTTCTTCGATCGTATGCGGGGCATGATCTGTAGCGATCACATCGATATGCCCGTCTAACAAAGCCTTAACGATCTGATCTCTATCGGAAGCGGTCTTGACTGCCGGATTCCATTTGATAAAATTACCTTTGGCAGCATAGTCCTGATCAGAAAACCACATATGGTGGATACAGGCTTCTGCAGTGATACGCTTTTGTTCCAAAGGGATATCATTACGAAACAGTGCTGTTTCTTTTCCTGTGGAAATGTGCAGAATATGCAAACGGGTATTATTTTTCTTAGCCAGTTCAACTGCTTTTGAAGAAGACAGATAGCAGGCTTCTTCCGAACGGATAAGCGGATGCATCTGTATAGTCAATCCTTCCTCGCCATATTGTTCTTTGAAAATCGCAAGATTCGCTTTTATTGTTGCTTCATCTTCACAATGCGTAGCTACTAATGTAGGAGCGTTGGCAAAGATTCCTTCCAGGGCTTTTTCATTATCGACCAGCATATTTCCTGTTGAAGATCCCATAAAAACCTTGATTCCGCAGACTTTTCGAGGATCTGTCCTGAGGACTTCCTCCAGATTATCATTGGCAGCTCCCATGAAAAAGGAATAATTCGCCAGGGCATTTTTAGCTGCAATATCATATTTATCCTGCAACAGTTCCTGTGTCAATGTATTGGGAACTGTATTGGGCATTTCCATAAAAGAGGTAGTTCCTCCCGCTACGGCTGCACGGCTTTCATGCCAGATATCGGCTTTGTGTGTCAGACCGGGTTCACGGAAATGAACCTGATCATCGATCAGTCCCGGAAGAAGATGCAGCCCGGTCGCATCTATTTCTTTATCTGCTTTGACCTGAAGTTCGCTTCCTATTTTTTCGATTCGTCCGTTACGGATATAAACATCTGCTACTGTGGTTATCCCTTCATTGACAATATGAGCAGATTTGATAAGTATTGAAGACATGGAGTGATTGTATTTGCTTTAGAACAAATATACGCAATACCAAATTAAATAATCCGGCAATTCATATATTGCAGGGGATGTGTATATTTATGATTGTAAAATATGCTATACTGATGAAAAATTTCCTATTGATATTATCGATTTTACTGTGCTTCACAGCTTACAGCCATGCTAATGACGGGGCATTCTTTGCAAGAGGAAATCAACTTGTACCGATCAACGAAACGGACATCAGTGTCAGAAAGGAAATCCTGACGATCAGGAAGGCAGGAGACCGACAGGTACATATCACCGTATATTATGAATTTGAAAATCCTGTTCAGGATAAAAGAATTACGGTCGGATTTGAAGCGATGTCTCCATCCGGAGATGTAGACGGTACGCCAAAATATGGTTTCCATCCCTATATGAGAGATTTTACAGTCAAACTGAACAATCAGAATCTTCCGTATAAAGTTGCCTACGTATATGACTCGCTCTACGTCAATAACGGCAAAATTGTATCCGAACCGTTGGATAAAATCAAGAAGGAGATTGATAATGTTAATGAGGTTGGCTTTAACTATGTGTACTACTTTGATGCTCCCTTCAGAAAAGGTAAAAACAGTATCCAGCATACCTACACCTATGACATTTCCGGTTCTATAGATTATCAGTACTATCTGGAATATGTGCTGACAGCAGCCAAGCGATGGGCAAATAAGCAGATCGACGACTTCACGCTGATTGTAGATATGGGAGATGTAACGGAATTCAATATCCATAAGACATTTTTTGACAAAAAGGAAGACTGGCAGGTCAAAGGCTGGGGAAAAACTAAAGAGGTAGAAGCACTTCCATCTTCTGTACATGAGTCGGATCAGATCCGGTTTACTATCCGTCAGGGTACACTGGTTTTTCATAAGACTAATTTTGCTCCTGCTGGTGAGCTTTATCTCTCTGCTGAAAACTACTTTCCTCCGGGAGAATCTTTTGATTCCAAAACAGATGTCCTTCCCTTTGCGGTATATGCACAGGACCGTATTCTAAAGGCAAAGGATGAAACAAGCAAAAAAATATTACGTAATCTTCCGTTTGCAAGACGGGGATATGTTTTTAAGTCCAAAGACTTACGGGATTATTACAGTAATATAGACTGGTATGAAGCGGATCCGAAATATATACCTGAACCTAAGAATTTGACTCCGGAGGAGCAGAAATGGCTGAAGGAATTGAAATAAGGAGTGAACTGTTCAAAAGAAAACACAGATGCCTCCTGAACCAAGTTCAGGAGGCATCTGTGTTTTATAAAATAAAGTTTCAGTAAAAATACATTAAAGATTAATAACAGGCAAAACGGTTGTAAATAAGGGCTTTACAGCCGTTTTGTGATTTTTTGGTAATGAGGTAAAAAGCAGGAAAAAGCGAGGTTTGGCAAAAGTAAGGTTACTAAAACGTTACTTTTAAATATTAGAAACAATCGTTTTAAAATACTGTATTTCAGCTTTCTGCATAGTTTTTCATATTGTTCAGTAGCTCACATAGGTTTAATTTTATCATTAAGAATTGTGAGTATGGAAACGACAAAAAAATCAACGTTTAAGGTATTGTTCTATCTTAAAAAGAACGCTCCAAAGAAAAACGGAAAAGTTACGGTTATGTGCAGAATTACCGTAAACGGCAAACAGTCTGCATTCAGTACAAAGCTGGATATTTCCGCAACAAATTGGGATTTGAAGTACGGTAGGGTTTTAGGTAAAAGCCGAGAAGCACAAGACACAAACAGGAAACTTGACAAAATTCGTTCGGGTATTGAGGAATGCTATTCCAAAATTCTGAAGAATGAGGGGGCTGTAAACAGTGCTAAACTTAAAAACACCTTTCTCGGTATGGAAAGTGGAGAAATAACCTTTTTCAAATTCTATGAACAGTTCCTGTCCGACTATGAGAAAAAGGTTAATAGTGGACTTCGGGTAAATGGCACACGCAGTAAATACAAAATACTTTTGAAACATCTTCGAAATTTTGCACTTACAAAATATGGTTATTCCGATGTGTCTTTTAACGACCTTACTCCTGATTTTGTACAGGAATTTGATTACTACCTGCGTGACGCCCAAAGCTTGGCGCACAACACCATTTGGCTGTATATGATTGGCTTTACCACGCTTTGTCGATTAGCAATGAGCAGAAAGCATCTTGCTTTCAATCCGTTCAGCGAGTACAAGAACACTAAAAAGGACAAAGACAGAGGTTATCTGCTACGGAACGAGTTGGAACAGCTTGTAACATTCAACTGCGAGAAAAAGAAAGACGAATTGGTTAAAGATTTGTTTGTGTTCAGTTGCTTTACAGGATTGTCTTATTCGGATATGAAAGGGCTTAGAAACAGTAATATTCAGGATTTCTTTGATGACAA
Proteins encoded in this region:
- a CDS encoding M14 family zinc carboxypeptidase; translation: MLIGKDSFSQSLVLSKTQLDKAHMAYKESALKHRRFKHADVQQLILRHQQQHALDVQQIGSSVEQRSIYELRYGTGKKVVMLWSQMHGDEPTATMALFDLFNFLEGKEDDFEGVRTLLREHLSIHFIPMLNPDGAERYTRRNAQKIDLNRDARNTATPEGKLLRARAESLKPQYGFNLHDQNIYYNVPGTQTPVTISLLAPAYNMERDINEVRGNAMKIIVGMEKLLQNYIPGAVAKYDDEHSPRAFGDNFQKWGASTVLIESGAFKGDPEKQEIRKLNFAIILNALVQIAQGSYEQYDIKDYERIPFNASQLHDVVLRNVSTVSAGLPLQVDIAIRRDEITSGDDYYSKGYIEDLGDLKEFYGYDDLDATGLTLSYGQIYPTTFRHYSELTADVIFGLLKQGYSTVIVREQEQQKAIRLPVRIVHQPTEQRHATGLSLGQEATFFLKKDNELKYAIVNGYLIDLSRNLPDAFNGIK
- a CDS encoding S66 peptidase family protein; the encoded protein is MNKRDFIKSITWAAAAVPLTGFARDSEKAAVWVKQGQLLAQKLKKGDTIGLIAPAGVLDDEESISIAREIFQTLGFNVKEGAHIRSRYGQLAGTDEERIADIHTMFGDRQVKAIVCVRGGTGTSRLLDRLDYKLIGHNPKILLGYSDITALLLALYSKTGMIGFHGAVGISTWTNKVARAFESQFLENKLPLFTNPTDKGDHIVQYKERITTLHPGKAEGILLGGNMTVLTGLCGTPYLPDFKDAILFLEEVDEKVERVDRMFCQLKLSGILAVIKGFVFGKCTGCGPSGGYGSLTLQQVMNDYIKPLGIPAYSGAMIGHIADQYILPVGAAVRIDADKGTIELIQPALKD
- a CDS encoding dihydroorotase, with translation MSSILIKSAHIVNEGITTVADVYIRNGRIEKIGSELQVKADKEIDATGLHLLPGLIDDQVHFREPGLTHKADIWHESRAAVAGGTTSFMEMPNTVPNTLTQELLQDKYDIAAKNALANYSFFMGAANDNLEEVLRTDPRKVCGIKVFMGSSTGNMLVDNEKALEGIFANAPTLVATHCEDEATIKANLAIFKEQYGEEGLTIQMHPLIRSEEACYLSSSKAVELAKKNNTRLHILHISTGKETALFRNDIPLEQKRITAEACIHHMWFSDQDYAAKGNFIKWNPAVKTASDRDQIVKALLDGHIDVIATDHAPHTIEEKSQPYHTAPSGGPLVQHALQALLDMVSQGRMTLEQLVQKSAHNTAICFQIEDRGFIREGYWADLVLVDLHKPYTVSKSNILSKCGWSPFEGHTFTSTIEHTIVSGQLAYTGGSLIEYGAGQRLLFSR
- a CDS encoding YARHG domain-containing protein, with protein sequence MKNFLLILSILLCFTAYSHANDGAFFARGNQLVPINETDISVRKEILTIRKAGDRQVHITVYYEFENPVQDKRITVGFEAMSPSGDVDGTPKYGFHPYMRDFTVKLNNQNLPYKVAYVYDSLYVNNGKIVSEPLDKIKKEIDNVNEVGFNYVYYFDAPFRKGKNSIQHTYTYDISGSIDYQYYLEYVLTAAKRWANKQIDDFTLIVDMGDVTEFNIHKTFFDKKEDWQVKGWGKTKEVEALPSSVHESDQIRFTIRQGTLVFHKTNFAPAGELYLSAENYFPPGESFDSKTDVLPFAVYAQDRILKAKDETSKKILRNLPFARRGYVFKSKDLRDYYSNIDWYEADPKYIPEPKNLTPEEQKWLKELK
- a CDS encoding site-specific integrase, with translation METTKKSTFKVLFYLKKNAPKKNGKVTVMCRITVNGKQSAFSTKLDISATNWDLKYGRVLGKSREAQDTNRKLDKIRSGIEECYSKILKNEGAVNSAKLKNTFLGMESGEITFFKFYEQFLSDYEKKVNSGLRVNGTRSKYKILLKHLRNFALTKYGYSDVSFNDLTPDFVQEFDYYLRDAQSLAHNTIWLYMIGFTTLCRLAMSRKHLAFNPFSEYKNTKKDKDRGYLLRNELEQLVTFNCEKKKDELVKDLFVFSCFTGLSYSDMKGLRNSNIQDFFDDNQWIIVRRKKTATSSNVMLLDIPKMIIEKYAGFAKDGKVFPVPSNTICNDSLKRISQLIDCLKEKKVTFHLARHTFATLFLSEGVPLESLSKMLGHKNIATTQIYAKILNEKVGKDMQKVSHKFKGMEQFFVAQF